A genome region from Hevea brasiliensis isolate MT/VB/25A 57/8 chromosome 7, ASM3005281v1, whole genome shotgun sequence includes the following:
- the LOC110666473 gene encoding basic leucine zipper 4-like, with protein sequence MLSAVPAAFFSSPDSMLGNPFPSLSNGFKLWDYSDLFAATDDPPSPKPVVLSSVSDKPNEPNRSDSNPTNSNSNSDDPNQSTVSVVDERKLRRMISNRESARRSRMRKQRHLENLRNQVNRLRIENRELTNRLRLVLYNCQGEQRENDRLRSEHRMLRQKLLNIRQILMFRQLQQFTSAWPSNDIITTEQTPSSLMTT encoded by the coding sequence ATGTTGTCTGCTGTTCCTGCAGCCTTCTTCTCCTCCCCCGATTCCATGCTTGGAAACCCATTTCCGTCCTTGTCAAACGGCTTCAAGCTATGGGACTATTCCGACCTTTTTGCCGCCACCGATGACCCTCCATCACCAAAACCTGTTGTTTTGAGTTCTGTTTCTGATAAACCAAACGAACCGAACCGTTCTGACTCAAACCCTACCAACTCTAACTCCAATTCTGATGACCCGAACCAGAGCACCGTTTCGGTTGTCGATGAGCGAAAACTGAGGCGGATGATATCGAACCGGGAGTCAGCGAGGCGTTCACGCATGCGAAAACAGAGGCACTTAGAAAACCTAAGAAACCAGGTGAACCGGCTGAGGATTGAGAATCGGGAACTAACGAACCGTTTGCGCTTAGTCCTGTACAATTGCCAGGGCGAACAGAGGGAGAACGACCGGCTTCGGTCTGAGCATCGTATGCTGCGACAAAAGCTCTTAAACATACGCCAAATTTTGATGTTCAGGCAACTGCAACAATTCACATCTGCATGGCCATCCAATGACATAATCACGACCGAACAAACCCCATCATCATTAATGACAACATga
- the LOC110666446 gene encoding growth-regulating factor 1-like: MDSGIPSLDGFVASGSNQAASQSQVSLIEANNQKAQQVRLARQERPSDAWRTISNYMPKGTIDFSIPKTMLLNQGATLLTTADSMVYGDSHQPGQMLNFPSLRAEVASFLSKDDGLAERTLPNYTSFPHYQSPPSAYTRTGGYGGASLNAGMNGPSTVAKGPFTPSQRMELEYQVLIFKYLSANVPVPPELLTPLKKPLYPYPYGFSGGFYGPNSMGWGTLGHMGYMGSPVDPEPGRCRRTDGKKWRCSRDVVGDQKYCERHLNRGRHRSRKLVEGQTVLATGQITNSKAMPATSSTSTLVISNGDASKKLVNVITQRQSRILKTATAVNLESDESPFTVLPKTIEEESPLSEFGNISAESFISSSKRRRYVNSRDSEPFLSFNEQETQDQHPLRQFIEDWPKDQCSRSAISWPEELKSDWTQLSMSTPMYEKIALSPSMSSREFDPNRMGLGMSSDFNELSKKQSNCVPISRGTSTSGPLPEVVNSNSISNAGGSKSSLTP; encoded by the exons ATGGATTCTGGCATTCCTAGCTTGGATGGTTTTGTGGCCTCTGGAAGTAACCAAGCTGCTTCACAATCACAAGTCTCACTCATTGAGGCCAATAACCAAAAGGCTCAGCAAGTCAGGTTAGCTAGGCAAGAGAGACCATCTGATGCATGGAGGACGATATCAAACTATATGCCTAAAGGTACTATTGATTTCTCAATCCCCAAGACAATGCTATTAAACCAGGGCGCTACTTTGTTGACAACTGCTGATTCTATGGTCTATGGTGATTCTCACCAACCAGGGCAAATGCTCAATTTTCCTTCACTTAGAGCAGAAGTTGCTTCATTTCTAAGTAAAGATGATGGGTTGGCTGAGAGAACCCTCCCAAACTACACTAGCTTTCCTCACTATCAATCGCCACCATCTGCTTATACTAGAACTGGAG GTTACGGTGGTGCAAGTTTGAATGCAGGCATGAATGGGCCTTCCACAGTTGCAAAAGGACCATTCACTCCATCTCAGCGGATGGAGTTAGAATACCAGGTTTTGATATTCAAGTACCTCTCTGCAAATGTTCCTGTGCCTCCTGAGTTGCTTACGCCCCTAAAGAAGCCGCTCTACCCTTATCCATATGGCTTTTCTGGTGGATTCTACGGTCCCAATTCAA TGGGATGGGGCACTCTCGGCCATATGGGTTACATGGGTAGCCCCGTCGATCCTGAGCCTGGAAGGTGTCGTAGAACAGACGGGAAGAAATGGCGGTGCTCAAGGGACGTTGTTGGTGACCAGAAGTATTGTGAAAGGCACTTGAATAGGGGCAGACATCGTTCAAGAAAGCTCGTGGAAGGTCAAACTGTCCTTGCCACCGGCCAGATCACCAATTCAAAGGCGATGCCAGCGACTAGCTCCACCTCAACGCTGGTAATCAGCAACGGAGATGCCTCCAAAAAGCTTGTGAATGTGATCACACAGCGACAGTCTAGGATTTTAAAAACTGCTACTGCTGTCAACCTGGAATCTGACGAGTCTCCTTTCACTGTCCTCCCTAAAACTATTGAAGAAGAATCCCCACTATCGGAATTTGGAAATATTTCCGCTGAGTCTTTTATAAGTTCTTCAAAGAGGAGGAGGTATGTGAACTCTAGAGATTCTGAGCCTTTCTTAAGCTTCAATGAGCAGGAGACCCAAGACCAACATCCTCTTCGCCAATTCATTGAAGATTGGCCTAAGGACCAATGCAGTCGCTCTGCCATTAGTTGGCCTGAAGAGTTGAAATCTGACTGGACCCAGCTCTCAATGTCAACCCCAATGTATGAGAAAATTGCACTCTCACCATCAATGTCATCTCGAGAGTTTGATCCTAACCGAATGGGTTTGGGGATGAGTAGCGACTTCAATGAGTTAAGTAAAAAGCAAAGCAACTGTGTTCCTATCTCTCGGGGAACTTCAACGAGTGGTCCTTTACCAGAGGTCGTAAACAGCAATAGTATCAGTAATGCAGGTGGTTCCAAGAGCTCATTAACACCTTAA
- the LOC110666447 gene encoding short-chain dehydrogenase ptmH-like produces MADLNKLTSYYISKRNHLIRSRASRIIKTNMDGLKIVLVTGCAKGGIGYEYCKAFSEQNCHVIASDVPQRVDDMLDIQSKNIETLELDVSSDESVSSAVNTIISKYGRIDVLINNAGVGSTGPLAELSLDTIRKAWEINTLGQLRLVQQVVPYMASRGSGSIVNIGSVVGTVPTPWAGSYCASKAAVHAMSNTLRVELKPFGINVVLVVPGAIRSNFGRATSEKLANYDWKLYKDFKEAIAERARASQSAKATDATTFARHVATKVLSPKPPRQIVFGHMTGLFAILSWSPLWVRDLFFSTRFNVNKRN; encoded by the coding sequence ATGGCGGATTTAAACAAGTTAACCTCATATTATATAAGCAAAAGAAACCATCTAATCCGATCAAGAGCTAGCAGAATTATTAAAACAAACATGGATGGTCTCAAAATTGTGCTGGTCACCGGCTGCGCAAAAGGTGGCATTGGCTATGAGTATTGCAAGGCATTTTCAGAGCAAAATTGCCATGTCATTGCGTCCGACGTCCCTCAACGCGTGGATGACATGTTAGACATTCAATCCAAGAATATCGAGACACTAGAACTCGATGTTTCGTCTGATGAAAGTGTCTCATCGGCGGTAAACACTATTATATCCAAGTATGGTCGCATTGATGTATTAATCAATAATGCTGGAGTAGGAAGTACAGGACCTTTGGCGGAGCTTTCTCTAGACACAATTAGAAAAGCCTGGGAAATTAACACATTAGGGCAATTAAGGTTGGTGCAACAGGTAGTGCCCTACATGGCATCTCGGGGCAGTGGTAGCATAGTAAATATAGGGAGTGTTGTGGGGACGGTACCTACCCCATGGGCAGGGTCTTACTGTGCTAGTAAGGCAGCTGTCCATGCCATGTCTAATACCCTGAGAGTGGAGCTTAAACCTTTCGGAATTAATGTAGTGCTAGTGGTTCCTGGTGCGATAAGATCAAATTTTGGCAGGGCTACCTCAGAGAAATTGGCCAATTATGATTGGAAACTCTACAAAGATTTCAAGGAGGCAATTGCTGAGAGAGCTAGGGCTTCTCAATCTGCCAAAGCAACGGATGCTACAACTTTTGCAAGACATGTGGCCACTAAAGTTTTGAGTCCTAAACCTCCTAGGCAAATTGTATTTGGTCATATGACTGGTTTGTTTGCCATCCTTTCTTGGTCTCCTCTTTGGGTTAGAGATCTTTTCTTTTCCACTCGTTTCAATGTAAATAAAAGAAAC